From Zingiber officinale cultivar Zhangliang chromosome 5B, Zo_v1.1, whole genome shotgun sequence, the proteins below share one genomic window:
- the LOC121984347 gene encoding cell number regulator 8-like has product MAKLEESDPLLKHIDGASQDPASPPVPQAEAQRAPPPAPQVTAPSVPTKGHAQWAAEALPVPHGSVIGEPVPRAQWSSGLFDCLGRNDEFCSSDLEVCLLGTFAPCVLYGSNMERLGEVPGSFAENCFPYTSLFLAGNCLFGWNCLAPWLSHRSRTAIRHRFNLEGEFEAFSKSCGGCNLLNEDKQRFETFEQVCDFATHLSCHVCSLCQEGRELRRRLPHPGFNLQPVIVMMPPMEQNMVRQA; this is encoded by the exons ATGGCCAAGTTGGAGGAGTCCGATCCTCTCCTCAAACACATCGACGGCGCCAGCCAGGATCCGGCCTCCCCTCCTGTGCCCCAGGCGGAGGCGCAACGAGCTCCACCACCTGCGCCCCAAGTGACGGCTCCCTCCGTCCCCACGAAGGGGCACGCCCAATGGGCCGCCGAGGCACTCCCTGTCCCGCACGGGAGCGTCATCGGCGAGCCCGTACCCCGCGCCCAGTGGAGCTCCGGCCTGTTTGACTGCCTCGGTCGGAACGATGAGTTCTGCAGCAGCGATCTTGAAGTTT GTCTTCTAGGAACCTTTGCTCCGTGTGTGCTGTATGGAAGTAATATGGAGAGACTTGGAGAAGTTCCTGGCTCCTTTGCAGAGAATTGCTTCCCTTATACTAGTCTTTTTTTGGCTGGGAATTGCCTCTTTGGTTGGAATTGCCTTGCACCATGGCTGTCTCATCGTAGCCGAACCGCCATCCGTCATAGATTCAACCTTGag GGAGAGTTTGAGGCATTCTCAAAATCTTGCGGAGGTTGCAATCTACTGAATGAGGATAAACAGAGGTTCGAGACATTTGAACAAGTTTGTGACTTTGCCACACATTTGTCATGTCATGTATGCTCCCTTTGCCAAGAAGGTCGTGAGCTGCGTCGAAGGTTGCCCCATCCAGGATTCAATCTGCAACCAGTAATAGTTATGATGCCGCCGATGGAACAAAACATGGTTCGCCAAGCATGA